A genomic region of Pseudoxanthomonas suwonensis contains the following coding sequences:
- the groL gene encoding chaperonin GroEL (60 kDa chaperone family; promotes refolding of misfolded polypeptides especially under stressful conditions; forms two stacked rings of heptamers to form a barrel-shaped 14mer; ends can be capped by GroES; misfolded proteins enter the barrel where they are refolded when GroES binds), whose translation MAAKEIRFGEDARARMVRGVNILANAVKATLGPKGRNVVLEKSYGAPTITKDGVSVAKEIELADKFENMGAQMVKEVASKTSDNAGDGTTTATVLAQALIREGSKAVAAGMNPMDLKRGIDKAVVAAVAELKKISKPTADDKAIAQVGTISANSDESIGNIIADAMKKVGKEGVITVEEGSGLDNELDVVEGMQFDRGYLSPYFINNQQSQSADLDDPFILLHDKKISNVRDLLPVLEGVAKAGKPLLIVAEEVEGEALATLVVNTIRGIVKVVAVKAPGFGDRRKAMLEDMATLTGGTVISEEVGLQLEKATIKDLGRAKKVQVSKENTTIIDGAGDTAAIESRIKQIKAQIEETSSDYDREKLQERVAKLAGGVAVIKVGASTEIEMKEKKARVEDALHATRAAVEEGVVPGGGVALVRALTAIGELKGANEDQTHGIQIALRAMEAPLREIVTNAGEEPSVILNKVKEGTGNFGYNAANGEFGDMVEFGILDPTKVTRSALQNAASIAGLMITTEAMVADAPKKDEPAMPPGGGMGGMGGMDF comes from the coding sequence ATGGCTGCCAAGGAAATCCGTTTCGGTGAAGACGCCCGCGCGCGCATGGTGCGCGGCGTCAACATCCTCGCCAACGCCGTCAAGGCGACCCTGGGCCCGAAGGGCCGCAACGTCGTGCTCGAGAAGAGCTACGGCGCGCCGACGATCACCAAGGACGGCGTGTCCGTCGCCAAGGAGATCGAGCTGGCCGACAAGTTCGAGAACATGGGCGCGCAGATGGTCAAGGAAGTCGCTTCCAAGACCTCCGACAACGCCGGCGACGGCACCACCACCGCCACCGTGCTGGCCCAGGCGCTGATCCGCGAAGGTTCCAAGGCGGTTGCCGCCGGCATGAACCCGATGGACCTCAAGCGCGGCATCGACAAGGCCGTCGTGGCCGCCGTGGCCGAGCTGAAGAAGATCAGCAAGCCCACCGCCGACGACAAGGCCATCGCCCAGGTCGGCACCATCTCGGCCAACTCCGACGAGTCGATCGGCAACATCATCGCCGACGCGATGAAGAAGGTCGGCAAGGAAGGCGTGATCACGGTCGAGGAAGGCTCGGGCCTGGACAACGAGCTGGACGTGGTCGAGGGCATGCAGTTCGACCGCGGCTACCTGTCGCCGTACTTCATCAACAACCAGCAGAGCCAGTCGGCCGACCTGGACGACCCGTTCATCCTGCTGCACGACAAGAAGATCTCCAACGTGCGTGACCTGCTGCCCGTCCTCGAGGGCGTGGCCAAGGCCGGCAAGCCGCTGCTGATCGTGGCCGAGGAAGTGGAGGGTGAGGCCCTGGCGACCCTGGTGGTCAACACCATCCGCGGCATCGTCAAGGTCGTCGCCGTGAAGGCCCCGGGCTTCGGCGATCGCCGCAAGGCGATGCTGGAAGACATGGCCACCCTGACCGGCGGCACCGTGATCTCCGAGGAAGTCGGCCTGCAGCTGGAGAAGGCCACGATCAAGGACCTGGGCCGGGCCAAGAAGGTGCAGGTCTCCAAGGAGAACACCACCATCATCGACGGCGCCGGCGACACCGCCGCCATCGAGTCGCGGATCAAGCAGATCAAGGCGCAGATCGAGGAGACCTCCTCGGACTACGACCGCGAGAAGCTGCAGGAGCGCGTGGCCAAGCTGGCCGGCGGCGTGGCGGTGATCAAGGTCGGTGCCTCGACCGAGATCGAGATGAAGGAAAAGAAGGCGCGCGTCGAAGACGCCCTGCACGCGACCCGTGCGGCGGTCGAGGAAGGCGTGGTCCCGGGCGGCGGCGTGGCCCTGGTGCGCGCGCTGACCGCGATCGGCGAGTTGAAGGGCGCCAACGAAGACCAGACCCACGGCATCCAGATCGCCCTGCGCGCGATGGAAGCCCCGCTGCGCGAGATCGTCACCAACGCCGGCGAAGAGCCCTCCGTGATCCTGAACAAGGTCAAGGAAGGCACGGGCAACTTCGGCTACAACGCCGCCAACGGCGAGTTCGGCGACATGGTCGAATTCGGCATCCTGGACCCGACCAAGGTCACCCGTTCGGCGCTGCAGAACGCCGCGTCGATCGCCGGCCTGATGATCACCACCGAGGCGATGGTGGCCGATGCGCCGAAGAAGGACGAGCCGGCGATGCCGCCGGGCGGTGGCATGGGCGGCATGGGCGGCATGGATTTCTGA
- the groES gene encoding co-chaperone GroES has translation MSNIKPLYDRVVIKRTEEEKVSAGGIVIPDSATEKPIKGQVVAVGEGKVFDNGNVRAPKVKVGDQVLFGKYAGTEVKLDGTEYLVVKEDDIFAVLG, from the coding sequence ATGAGCAATATCAAGCCGCTGTACGACCGCGTCGTCATCAAGCGCACCGAGGAAGAGAAGGTCTCCGCCGGTGGCATCGTGATTCCCGATTCGGCCACCGAGAAGCCGATCAAGGGCCAGGTCGTGGCCGTGGGCGAGGGCAAGGTGTTCGACAACGGCAACGTGCGCGCGCCGAAGGTCAAGGTCGGCGACCAGGTGCTGTTCGGCAAGTACGCCGGCACCGAGGTCAAGCTCGACGGCACCGAATACCTGGTGGTGAAGGAAGACGACATCTTCGCCGTGCTGGGCTGA
- the cutA gene encoding divalent-cation tolerance protein CutA: protein MPVHLVFCSCPDPDTAQRLAATLVGERLAACVSVLPPMRSVYRWQGAVEQAEEVLLLAKTPAERLPALVERLRALHPYELPEIVAVEAAAGLPAYLEWVADATRE, encoded by the coding sequence ATGCCGGTCCATCTCGTGTTCTGCAGCTGTCCCGACCCCGATACCGCCCAGCGCCTGGCCGCGACCCTGGTCGGGGAGCGCCTGGCCGCCTGCGTCAGCGTGCTGCCGCCGATGCGCTCGGTGTACCGCTGGCAGGGCGCTGTCGAGCAGGCCGAGGAAGTCCTGCTGCTGGCCAAGACCCCAGCCGAGCGCCTGCCCGCGCTGGTCGAGCGGTTGCGGGCCCTGCACCCGTACGAACTCCCCGAGATCGTGGCGGTCGAAGCCGCCGCGGGCCTGCCCGCCTACCTGGAGTGGGTGGCCGATGCCACCCGCGAGTGA
- a CDS encoding protein-disulfide reductase DsbD family protein, whose translation MPALPLRPLWALLLLPLLLAALPAAAAVDESDLLPVDQAFVLSASAPDRDRIEVRWKIADGYYLYRHRTAVTPGAGFAAGGLHLPDGARHTDEFFGPVETYRGELVATLDGRALGDGPVQLEVKYQGCADIGICYPPQTRRLQVALPAAGTAAPRPGLPGLAAIGASSGGAVRGLQLPGQQALPEAQAFAVDAIADGGNRILVRMQPAPGYYLYRDRSGFALEGDPGLQAQAPHWPPGTAHHDEYFGEAVVFFDPIEVAVPVSRTHPDPSRVTLVATFQGCQADGICYPPMTRRLPVDLPAGRVDAAAIAGGESGAGSPATVADALAATAAAIATPPVDAVALGVDAPSGADASAGNALRTPGPPPAAPAGLAGVLLLALLGGVVLNLMPCVLPILSLKALGLAQSGESRQRARRHALWYTAGVLVAFAAIGALVVGLRAAGVAAGWGFQLQQPWFVAALAYLMFAVGLSLSGVFTLGGGIGGGLAAPRSGPAGDFMTGVLACVVASPCIAPFMGPALAYAFAAPALAGMLVFLALGLGLALPFLLIGFIPALARRLPRPGAWMETLKQVLAFPMYLTAVWLLWILGRQRGVDAIALVLAGAALLALALGWFERSRWRGARAAQGLALALGLVALLPVWGVTRIEPAAARSQQDGVLAYSPEALARLRAEDRVVFVNMTADWCVTCKANERNVLSGEAFHAVLERTRGTYMRGDWTNADPLVSAFLEEHDAVGVPLYVVYGPGAPPTVLPPVLTQAIVEDALLRAAAR comes from the coding sequence ATGCCGGCCCTGCCGCTCCGCCCGCTGTGGGCACTCCTGCTGCTGCCGCTGCTGCTGGCGGCACTGCCTGCCGCCGCCGCGGTCGACGAATCCGACCTGCTGCCGGTCGACCAGGCCTTCGTGCTCAGCGCCAGCGCCCCGGACCGCGACCGCATCGAGGTGCGCTGGAAGATCGCCGACGGCTATTACCTGTACCGCCACCGCACCGCGGTCACGCCCGGCGCCGGCTTCGCCGCCGGCGGACTGCACCTGCCCGACGGCGCCCGCCACACCGACGAGTTCTTCGGTCCGGTCGAGACCTACCGCGGCGAACTGGTCGCCACCCTGGACGGCCGCGCGCTCGGCGATGGCCCGGTCCAGCTGGAGGTCAAGTACCAGGGCTGCGCCGACATCGGCATCTGCTACCCGCCGCAGACCCGGCGCCTGCAGGTGGCGCTGCCGGCGGCGGGCACCGCCGCGCCGCGGCCGGGGCTGCCGGGCCTGGCCGCCATCGGCGCCAGCTCCGGCGGCGCGGTGCGTGGCCTGCAGCTGCCGGGCCAGCAGGCCCTGCCGGAGGCGCAGGCGTTCGCGGTGGACGCGATCGCCGATGGCGGCAACCGGATCCTGGTGCGGATGCAGCCGGCACCGGGCTACTACCTCTACCGCGACCGCAGCGGCTTCGCGCTGGAGGGCGATCCGGGCCTGCAGGCGCAGGCGCCGCACTGGCCGCCGGGTACCGCCCACCACGACGAATACTTCGGCGAGGCGGTGGTGTTCTTCGACCCCATCGAAGTGGCCGTGCCGGTATCGCGCACGCATCCAGACCCGAGCCGGGTCACCCTGGTGGCGACCTTCCAGGGCTGCCAGGCCGACGGCATCTGCTATCCGCCAATGACCCGGCGCCTGCCGGTGGACCTGCCGGCCGGGCGTGTCGACGCGGCCGCCATCGCCGGTGGGGAAAGCGGCGCGGGCTCGCCGGCGACGGTGGCCGACGCCCTCGCCGCAACCGCGGCCGCCATCGCCACCCCGCCGGTCGATGCCGTGGCTCTGGGTGTCGATGCGCCATCGGGCGCGGACGCCTCGGCCGGCAACGCGCTGCGCACGCCCGGGCCGCCGCCCGCCGCCCCGGCCGGGCTGGCCGGCGTGCTGCTGCTGGCCCTGCTCGGCGGCGTGGTCCTGAACCTGATGCCCTGCGTCCTGCCGATCCTGTCGCTGAAGGCGCTGGGCCTGGCGCAGAGCGGCGAGAGCCGGCAGCGCGCGCGCCGCCACGCGCTCTGGTACACCGCCGGGGTGCTGGTCGCCTTCGCCGCGATCGGCGCGCTGGTGGTCGGCCTGCGCGCGGCCGGGGTCGCCGCCGGCTGGGGCTTCCAGCTGCAGCAGCCCTGGTTCGTGGCGGCACTGGCGTACCTGATGTTCGCCGTCGGCCTGAGCCTGTCGGGAGTGTTCACCCTGGGCGGCGGCATCGGCGGCGGGCTGGCCGCGCCGCGCAGCGGGCCGGCCGGCGACTTCATGACCGGCGTGCTGGCCTGCGTGGTGGCCAGCCCGTGCATCGCCCCGTTCATGGGCCCGGCGCTGGCCTATGCCTTCGCCGCGCCGGCGCTGGCCGGGATGCTGGTGTTCCTGGCGCTGGGCCTGGGCCTGGCCCTGCCGTTCCTGCTGATCGGCTTCATCCCTGCGCTGGCGCGGCGCCTGCCCAGGCCCGGCGCGTGGATGGAGACGCTCAAGCAGGTGCTTGCCTTCCCGATGTACCTGACCGCGGTCTGGCTGCTGTGGATCCTCGGCCGCCAGCGCGGCGTGGACGCGATCGCGCTGGTGCTGGCCGGCGCGGCGCTGCTGGCGCTGGCGCTGGGGTGGTTCGAGCGCAGCCGCTGGCGCGGCGCGCGCGCGGCGCAGGGCCTGGCGCTGGCGCTGGGGCTGGTGGCGCTGCTGCCGGTGTGGGGCGTGACCCGGATCGAGCCCGCGGCGGCCCGGTCGCAGCAGGACGGGGTCCTGGCGTATTCGCCCGAGGCCCTGGCGCGCCTGCGCGCCGAGGACCGCGTGGTGTTCGTCAACATGACCGCCGACTGGTGCGTGACCTGCAAGGCCAACGAACGCAACGTGCTGTCGGGCGAGGCGTTCCATGCCGTGCTCGAGCGCACCCGGGGCACCTACATGCGCGGTGACTGGACCAACGCCGACCCGCTCGTCAGCGCCTTCCTGGAGGAGCACGACGCGGTCGGCGTGCCGCTGTACGTGGTCTACGGCCCGGGCGCGCCGCCGACGGTGCTGCCGCCGGTGCTGACCCAGGCCATCGTCGAGGACGCGTTGCTGCGCGCGGCGGCGCGATGA
- a CDS encoding TlpA family protein disulfide reductase: MRPGGRILAVALAAGGLGLAASWWFGNPWLRTDSGQRALQAAADATAPALPPGVRAARPGDPLPDIRLPDLDGNVVELTAIAPGRPLLVNVWASWCGPCIEEMPELQRFAREQGEDGVQVVGLALDTPEGVRGFLARVPVDYPILLETPGPADASVWLGNTRGLLPYSVLVDAQGRVAKQKLGPFAHGEVDGWARH; the protein is encoded by the coding sequence ATGAGACCCGGCGGACGGATCCTGGCCGTGGCCCTGGCCGCCGGTGGGCTGGGCCTGGCGGCGAGCTGGTGGTTCGGCAATCCGTGGCTGCGCACGGACAGCGGCCAGCGCGCCCTGCAGGCGGCCGCCGACGCGACCGCGCCTGCGCTTCCGCCGGGAGTGCGCGCGGCCCGGCCCGGCGATCCACTGCCGGACATCCGCCTGCCCGACCTGGATGGCAACGTCGTCGAACTGACCGCGATCGCACCTGGTCGCCCGCTGCTGGTAAACGTCTGGGCCAGCTGGTGCGGCCCCTGCATCGAGGAGATGCCGGAACTGCAGCGCTTCGCCCGCGAGCAGGGCGAGGACGGCGTGCAGGTGGTCGGCCTGGCCCTGGATACCCCGGAAGGCGTGCGCGGCTTCCTGGCCCGGGTGCCGGTCGACTACCCGATCCTGCTCGAGACGCCCGGCCCGGCCGACGCCAGCGTCTGGCTGGGCAACACCCGCGGCCTGCTGCCGTACAGCGTGCTTGTCGATGCGCAGGGGCGGGTGGCGAAGCAGAAGCTGGGGCCGTTCGCCCATGGAGAGGTCGACGGCTGGGCCAGGCACTAG
- the aroQ gene encoding type II 3-dehydroquinate dehydratase, which produces MAKLLVLHGPNLNLLGSREPEVYGRTTLADIDTDLAARAAAAGHALESFQSNAEHALIDRVQAARGDGTAFILVNPAAFTHTSVALRDALAAVAVPFIEIHLSNPHAREPFRQHSYFSDKAVGVVCGFGADSYRYALDAALARLPG; this is translated from the coding sequence ATGGCCAAACTGCTGGTCCTGCACGGCCCCAACCTCAACCTGCTCGGCAGCCGCGAGCCGGAGGTCTACGGGCGCACCACGCTGGCCGACATCGACACCGACCTGGCCGCCCGCGCCGCCGCCGCCGGGCACGCGCTGGAGTCGTTCCAGTCCAACGCCGAGCACGCCCTGATCGACCGGGTCCAGGCGGCCCGCGGCGACGGCACCGCCTTCATCCTGGTCAACCCGGCCGCTTTCACCCACACCTCGGTCGCCCTGCGCGACGCGCTGGCGGCGGTGGCCGTCCCGTTCATCGAGATCCACCTGTCCAACCCGCACGCCCGCGAGCCGTTCCGCCAGCACAGCTACTTCAGCGACAAGGCGGTCGGCGTGGTCTGCGGCTTCGGCGCCGACAGCTACCGCTACGCCCTGGACGCCGCGCTGGCGCGGCTGCCGGGCTGA
- the accB gene encoding acetyl-CoA carboxylase biotin carboxyl carrier protein gives MDLRKIKKLIDLLEESNLAEIEIKEGEESVRLSRIPTGVAVAAPAAALEVRSPVAAPAAAPMPMSSPTESATGGTAKGGAELPPGHVVRAPMVGTYYAAPGPDKPAFVSVGQSVKAGETLGIIEAMKMFNPIEADVAGTVVAILCESGQPIEFDQPLFVIG, from the coding sequence ATGGACCTGCGCAAGATCAAGAAACTCATCGACCTGCTCGAAGAATCCAACCTCGCCGAGATCGAGATCAAGGAGGGCGAGGAGAGCGTGCGCCTGTCGCGGATCCCGACCGGCGTGGCGGTGGCCGCCCCGGCCGCCGCCCTGGAAGTGCGCTCGCCGGTCGCCGCGCCGGCCGCGGCGCCGATGCCGATGAGTTCGCCGACCGAGTCGGCCACCGGCGGCACCGCCAAGGGCGGCGCCGAACTGCCCCCGGGCCACGTGGTCCGCGCGCCGATGGTCGGCACCTACTACGCCGCCCCGGGCCCGGACAAGCCGGCCTTCGTCAGCGTCGGCCAGTCGGTCAAGGCCGGCGAGACGCTCGGCATCATCGAGGCGATGAAGATGTTCAACCCGATCGAGGCCGACGTGGCCGGCACCGTGGTCGCGATCCTGTGCGAGAGCGGCCAGCCGATCGAGTTCGACCAGCCGCTGTTCGTGATCGGCTGA
- the accC gene encoding acetyl-CoA carboxylase biotin carboxylase subunit, producing the protein MLDKVVIANRGEIALRILRACHAMGIRTVAVHSTVDRNLKHVAMADESVCIGPAPSAESYLNMASIIAAAEVTDAQAIHPGYGFLSENADFAERVEQSGFVFIGPKADTIRLMGDKVEAIRAMKAAGVPCVPGSGGPLGEDIVANTKIAREIGYPVIIKAAGGGGGRGMRVVHAEAALGNAIATTKTEAKAAFGNAEVYMEKFLENPRHVEIQVLADGQGNAIHLGERDCSMQRRHQKVVEEAPAPGISAEQRAQIGKVCVEACIRIGYRGAGTFEFLYEDGRFYFIEMNTRIQVEHPVTELVTGIDLVAEQLRIAAGNPLRIRQEDVVLEGHAIECRINAEDPESFIPSPGLIQHFHAPGGPGVRVDTHIYEGYRVPPNYDSMVGKLIVHGPDRETAIARMRVALSEMVVDGIKTNIPLQQRIMRDKGFQAGGQNIHYLEKRLAERKNQSIALG; encoded by the coding sequence ATGCTCGACAAGGTCGTCATCGCCAACCGCGGCGAGATCGCGCTGCGGATCCTGCGCGCCTGCCACGCGATGGGCATCCGCACCGTCGCCGTGCACTCCACCGTGGACCGCAACCTCAAGCACGTGGCCATGGCCGACGAGTCGGTCTGCATCGGCCCGGCGCCGTCGGCGGAGAGCTATCTCAACATGGCCTCGATCATCGCCGCGGCCGAGGTCACCGACGCCCAGGCCATCCACCCCGGCTACGGCTTCCTGTCGGAGAACGCCGACTTCGCCGAGCGGGTGGAGCAGTCCGGCTTCGTCTTCATCGGGCCCAAGGCCGACACCATCCGCCTGATGGGCGACAAGGTCGAGGCGATCCGGGCGATGAAGGCCGCCGGCGTGCCCTGCGTGCCCGGTTCCGGCGGCCCGCTGGGCGAGGACATCGTCGCCAACACCAAGATCGCGCGCGAGATCGGCTACCCGGTGATCATCAAGGCCGCCGGCGGCGGCGGCGGCCGCGGCATGCGCGTGGTCCATGCCGAAGCCGCGCTGGGCAACGCGATCGCCACCACCAAGACCGAGGCCAAGGCCGCGTTCGGCAATGCCGAGGTCTACATGGAGAAGTTCCTGGAGAACCCGCGCCATGTGGAGATCCAGGTGCTGGCCGACGGCCAGGGCAACGCCATCCACCTGGGCGAGCGCGACTGCTCGATGCAGCGCCGCCACCAGAAGGTGGTCGAGGAGGCGCCGGCGCCGGGCATCAGCGCCGAGCAGCGCGCGCAGATCGGCAAGGTCTGCGTGGAGGCGTGCATCCGCATCGGCTACCGCGGCGCGGGCACCTTCGAATTCCTGTACGAGGACGGGCGCTTCTACTTCATCGAGATGAACACCCGCATCCAGGTCGAGCACCCGGTCACCGAGCTGGTCACCGGCATCGATCTGGTCGCCGAGCAGCTGCGCATCGCCGCCGGCAACCCGCTGCGCATCCGCCAGGAGGACGTGGTCCTGGAAGGCCATGCGATCGAGTGCCGGATCAACGCCGAGGACCCGGAGAGCTTCATCCCCAGCCCCGGCCTGATCCAGCACTTCCACGCCCCGGGTGGCCCGGGCGTGCGCGTGGACACCCACATCTACGAAGGCTACCGGGTGCCGCCGAACTACGACTCGATGGTCGGCAAGCTGATCGTGCACGGGCCCGACCGCGAGACCGCGATCGCGCGCATGCGCGTGGCGCTGAGCGAGATGGTGGTGGACGGGATCAAGACCAACATCCCGCTGCAGCAGCGGATCATGCGCGACAAGGGCTTCCAGGCCGGCGGCCAGAACATCCACTACCTGGAAAAGCGCCTGGCCGAGCGCAAGAACCAGTCGATCGCGCTGGGCTGA
- the prmA gene encoding 50S ribosomal protein L11 methyltransferase has protein sequence MPYLELSLHSTEAEQPRYERALEDVGALSVTLLDADADTPAERAILEPGVGQTPVWKSLVLTALFDADTDALALLAALEAFDPGLDWAGVAFRKVEDEDWERAWLDQFQPMRFGQRTWIVPWNHDLPAEADVPEAAVVRLDPGLAFGSGTHPTTALCLRWLDALAAAGALRGARVLDFGCGSGILALAALKLGAAQALGVDNDPQALQASLDNAQRNAVDDRFAVYLPEDEPAAAYPVVVANILASALDALAEVLAARVAPGGRIALSGILRGQEPELLQRYAAWFDDLQVTSDEDWVRIEGVRR, from the coding sequence ATGCCCTACCTGGAACTGAGCCTGCACAGCACCGAGGCCGAGCAGCCGCGCTACGAGCGCGCGCTGGAGGACGTGGGCGCGCTGTCGGTCACCCTGCTCGACGCCGACGCCGACACGCCCGCCGAGCGCGCGATCCTGGAACCGGGCGTGGGCCAGACCCCGGTGTGGAAGTCGCTGGTGCTGACCGCGCTGTTCGACGCCGACACCGACGCGCTGGCGCTGCTGGCCGCGCTCGAAGCGTTCGATCCGGGGCTGGACTGGGCTGGCGTCGCATTCCGCAAGGTCGAGGACGAGGACTGGGAGCGCGCCTGGCTGGACCAGTTCCAGCCGATGCGTTTCGGCCAGCGCACCTGGATCGTGCCGTGGAACCACGACCTGCCGGCCGAGGCGGATGTACCGGAGGCGGCGGTGGTGCGCCTGGACCCGGGCCTGGCCTTCGGCTCGGGCACGCATCCGACCACCGCGCTCTGCCTGCGCTGGCTCGACGCACTGGCCGCCGCCGGCGCGCTGCGCGGCGCGCGCGTGCTCGACTTCGGCTGCGGCTCGGGCATCCTCGCCCTGGCCGCGCTCAAGCTCGGCGCCGCGCAGGCGTTGGGCGTGGACAACGACCCGCAGGCGCTGCAAGCCAGCCTGGACAATGCGCAGCGCAACGCGGTCGACGACCGCTTCGCCGTGTACCTGCCGGAAGACGAACCGGCGGCGGCCTATCCGGTGGTGGTGGCCAACATCCTGGCGTCGGCGCTGGACGCGCTGGCGGAGGTGTTGGCCGCGCGCGTGGCGCCGGGCGGGCGCATCGCCCTGTCGGGCATCCTCCGCGGCCAGGAACCGGAACTGCTGCAGCGCTACGCCGCCTGGTTCGACGACCTGCAGGTCACCAGCGACGAGGACTGGGTGCGGATCGAGGGTGTGCGCCGCTGA
- a CDS encoding DUF3426 domain-containing protein — protein MFVPCPHCQFLVAHHPQQRPLPAACPRCGRPLQEDIDASQDVADGTAGGQERDSGDAGDIATDASPGSGAADPAGASPEPEPPPAEHLVIQAVAAASDALATPLGTDGSGDDESDGERASTTIEQAAIDHTAVAADAGTAIATAPAPAAPATTAAFAAQPRRRGWSRWRWPLIVLLALALVLQILLADRARLAEDPRWRPLLETVCGVLHCSLPAWHEPTAFTMLDRKVRPASQAPGALRVDATFRNDARWPQAWPALQLVLSDADGRVLGSRVFQPTEYLGAAPEALLSPGQSAQITFMVQEPAPGTVAFSFEFR, from the coding sequence ATGTTCGTCCCTTGCCCGCACTGCCAGTTCCTCGTCGCCCACCATCCGCAGCAGCGGCCGCTGCCGGCCGCCTGTCCGCGCTGCGGACGGCCGCTGCAGGAGGACATCGACGCGTCGCAGGACGTTGCGGATGGGACAGCTGGCGGACAGGAGCGGGACAGCGGTGATGCAGGCGACATCGCCACCGACGCATCGCCCGGATCCGGCGCCGCCGATCCCGCAGGCGCTTCGCCCGAGCCGGAGCCGCCACCGGCCGAGCACCTCGTCATCCAGGCCGTGGCCGCGGCGTCGGACGCCCTCGCAACGCCGCTCGGCACGGATGGTTCCGGCGACGACGAAAGCGACGGCGAACGCGCGTCCACGACAATAGAGCAGGCCGCGATCGACCACACCGCAGTCGCCGCCGATGCCGGGACCGCCATCGCCACCGCACCGGCACCCGCCGCACCGGCCACGACCGCCGCCTTCGCCGCGCAGCCACGCCGCCGCGGCTGGTCACGCTGGCGCTGGCCGCTGATCGTGCTGCTGGCGCTCGCGCTGGTCCTGCAGATCCTGTTGGCCGACCGTGCGCGCCTGGCCGAGGATCCGCGCTGGCGGCCGTTGCTGGAAACCGTGTGCGGCGTGCTGCACTGCAGCCTGCCCGCCTGGCACGAGCCGACCGCGTTCACCATGCTCGACCGGAAAGTGAGACCGGCATCGCAAGCGCCGGGGGCGCTGCGCGTGGACGCCACCTTCCGCAACGACGCGCGCTGGCCGCAGGCCTGGCCGGCGCTGCAGCTGGTGTTGTCCGACGCCGATGGCCGCGTGCTCGGCAGCCGCGTCTTCCAGCCGACCGAATACCTCGGCGCGGCGCCGGAGGCGCTGTTGTCGCCGGGACAGAGCGCGCAGATCACCTTTATGGTGCAGGAGCCGGCGCCGGGCACGGTCGCGTTCTCGTTCGAGTTCCGCTGA
- the fis gene encoding DNA-binding transcriptional regulator Fis, protein MQQNATSRADTGRNASRPPLREHVAQSVRRYLRDLDGVDANDVYEIVLREMEIPLFVEVLNHCEGNQSRAAALLGIHRATLRKKLKDYGLA, encoded by the coding sequence GTGCAGCAGAACGCCACCTCCCGCGCCGACACCGGCCGCAACGCTTCCCGTCCGCCGTTGCGCGAGCACGTGGCCCAGTCGGTGCGGCGCTACCTGCGCGACCTGGACGGCGTGGACGCCAACGACGTCTACGAAATCGTGCTGCGCGAGATGGAGATCCCGCTGTTCGTGGAAGTGCTCAACCACTGCGAGGGCAACCAGAGCCGCGCGGCGGCGCTGCTGGGCATCCACCGGGCCACGTTGCGCAAGAAGCTGAAGGACTACGGCCTGGCCTGA